acacacacacacacactcattcaccaGTATCTGAGAGGAGAGCTTCTCCAGAGAGCTACTGTTATCTGACCCAGTAAACAGGAAATACCCAACTGGAGGAAAacacattctacacacacacacacactttcatatTTACTGCAcactcactcacaaacacacacacacttcctcattCAAATATTTTGACGACAAAGTCATGAAATATGCTTTAACTGCTGCAGTAATATTTATTGTTGTGAAAATGCTGACGCGTGACAAATGGTAGGCTTCTAGAAAACCTAATGGATTGGTTGTATTCAGGGTAAATTAAATCTGTTCTGTAccgcaaatgtgtgtgtgtgttgtgtgcttaAAATGTAGTGTATTTCTGAAAAATCCCTCATACCGTTGAACTACATCGACCTGTGACGTGTGTCTAGTGCACGTTTTTACATCGTCCAAAAAGTCCTGCAATTTGAGTACAGCAAAGAACGTGTGTCACTGTGTAATTACTGCAATGCAGGTTCAATTTCATTGAGCCCAAAACCCATGTTCAGTGGAGTGCCAGAACGCCACAGGAGAAGCCGAAGCAGCTATCCCCTTTCAACTGTCTCTTAGCCTCAAATGATGTGTGTCTTCTATTCTGCCCTGCCTCTTTTACAAAACAAATGTACACGGGGGCACAAGTAATCAATATTATATCAAGCATGCTTTTTGGGTGAAGATTTTGTGATTGTAGCCAATGATGGATGGAAGTAAACGTTTTTGCACTAAAGGAACGCACGCATCTGGGTGTAAATAAGCATGACTCCTCCATCAGGATTGGCTGTGGTGTCGCctgtccctcccccttccctcttctgGATCTCTGTGATTGGTGGTGATGCTGGTGGTTCAGTTGCTTCGGGGATCCAATGATTGCTCTGACGATATTGGGTCTACTCTGTTGTTGGGTGTCGCTGATTCATTTGCtgggctctctctttctctccccctttctgtcctctcccctttgtcatttcctttctctctgactctccctcccctcctctatccctttctctctttctgtgggTGTTTTCTACTCTAGCGGTGGCTCCCGGGCCTGGTCTTGGCCCCATCCCCATGTCCCAGTTCGGCACCATCTCACGGCAGATCTCACGGCACAACTCCTCCACCTCCTCGGTCTCCATGGTTTCGGCCACGGGCACCTACCGCCGGGCGCCGTCCGTCAGCTCCCAGTTCtccctgcagcagcagcagcaggccctaCAGCTACAACAGCAGCAGATACAGCAGCCATACATTAATGGGGGCACCCCCGCCTACCCCCACAACTCAAGTAAGACACTCATGCCCCCCCACCAACAGCCCTCTACTAGATGGGAGATGGATAGTTTCCCCCTGAAGGGAACTTCCCTCTCATAAACTCCTAGCAAAGGGGAGCTATACTATATCACTCTCTTAGAAAAGTGTCCCCCACTGAGTTCGCACGACTATCACTGGGCGCCACCGAAGCTAATGACATCCCTGTGACTACATCAGTATGTCACTTAGCATGTCCCTCTGGTACACAAATACTAAAAGTACACTCGAGGGAAATACCACTGGAAACCAACAGACGTCTATGTCGTCCACGTTCTATACTATGATAGGCTTTGCAGGCCAGCGGCGTTGGGTTTGTTGTTTAATGCCGGCGACGGTGACCGTTACTTCTCTCTGGTTTGAACGCCTTGTGCATTTATGTAGAATGCTTTCTTGTCCTCGGATTTCCCAGCTGATACAATCCAGGCGATCGCCATTCGCAAGGATTGCAGAGTCACTGCCTTTTGGTCTCCGTTTAAGTACGAGATGACGTTTTCTTAAATCACAGTTTCTTAGTGTTTTCACAACCTTTTTTTAAGtgatttttcttttctttttttcttccaTTTCCTAAAATGTACTAGCCAGCCTCCACAAGGTGACTCCAGCTCAAGGTGTCCATTAACTTAAGCACAGTGTTTATTTTTAGTCATGTACCCTTCAACACAAACTCCAGTGggacaacccacacacacacagtctcggTGATGTGGAGGCGTACTGAACTCAGTAACGTCCTGGAAAAGCCAAAAGAACTTAGGATAAAATGTGAGAAACTCAAGCCGACAGCAGCCACCTGTGCGTTTTTGAATTGAGATTGGTCTCGCCTTTCTCATTCACTTGCCCTGTAAAAGACTGTCTGGTGTTTAAAAGAGGGAGTGTATGGAGGTGCGGTCACAAGCTTGGTTCAGTAAAGATCTTGACTTGGGCCTGGGGTTGATCTCAAACGCCTATAGATCAAGCTTAACCTACTAACAGTATAGTACGcagacacaggcaggcagacgcaggcaggcagacgcaggcaggcagacaggcaggcaggcagacaggcaggcagacaggcaggcaggcaggcagacgcaggcaggcaggcaggcagactcacgcacgcaggcaggcagacgcacgcaggcaggcagacgcacgcaggcaggcagacgcacgcaggcaggcagacgcacgcaggcaggcagacgcacgcacgcagacgcacgcacgcacgcacgcaggcagacgcacgcacgcaggcagacgcacgcaggcaggcagacgcacgcaggcaggcagacgCACGCaggcagacgcacgcacgcagacGCAGGCacgcagacgcacgcacgcacgcagacgcacgcaggcaggcagacgCACGCAGGCAgacgcacgcaggcaggcaggcgcaGGCTGGCAgacgcacgcaggcaggcagacgCACGCAGGCAGACGCACGCGCAGACGCAGGCAGGCAGATGCAGGCAGACAGATGCGCACACACTCTTCCACCTGAACTGCGTTcaaaatggcacccaattccttATAAACCTGTTCCTGACCTCTAAGGTTTACAGGTTATTTTTAAGATTGGTGGCACTCTTCACGCCACTAGTTGTGAAAGTAACTTGGTTCATTGAGAGCTCGGGTTAGTAGGGTTGCACACAGCACCTCTCTCAGGTCATGTCCCGACACTACAATCATCTGGTTCAGATTGTGATTAGGAGCAGGAAATAGCAACGACAATCAAACCTAATCCCTTTTTAATCCCTCAATCTGTACCACTAAATACCTGTGGGAATCTAGACTCTGTCTCTGAACTAAAAACCACAAGCATAGACTGTTTTTATGCTTTGTCACACATGCTTTGTCTTTGAATTCTTGCAGAATATTGCATTTACTTGGGTTGGAGGTATTCTGTCTGTTTCTTTTAATATTTTCCTATATTGTTCTGGGTGACTATCTGTCCTCTGTGTACTTTATATCCTTGCTTTCTCTATTTCgttttgtttgtgtgtctgtctgtcggtgCGCCTGCGGCGGCTTCCAGTGTCTAtcgctccccctcctcctcccatgccCCAGCTGACTCCACAGATACCTCTGACAGGCTTTGTGGCCAGGGTGCAGGAGAACAGTAAGTCCTGAGGCCCACCACAcgctctccttttccctctagaTCTAGATGTAGAACACCTCCGTAGTACTAGACGTACAACACCTCCGTAGAACTAGACGTACAACACCTCCGTAGAACTAGACGTACAACACCTCCGTAGAACTAGACGTACAACACCTCCGTAGAACTAGACGTACAACACCTCCGTAGAACTAGACGTACAACACCTCCGTAGAACTAGACGTACAACACCTCCGTAGAACTAGACGTACAACACCTCCGTAGAACTAGACGTACAACACCTCCGTAGAACTAGACGTACAACACCTCCGTAGAACTAGACGTACAACACCTCCGTAGAACTAGACGTACAACACCTCCGTAGAACTAGACGTACAACACCTCCGTAGAACTAGACGTACAACACCTCCGTAGAACTAGACGTACAACACCTCCGTAGAACTAGACGTACAACACCTCCGTAGAACTAGACGTACAACACCTCCGTAGAACTAGACGTACAACACCTCCGTAGAACTAGACGTACAACACCTCCGTAGAACTAGACGTACAACACCTCCGTAGAACTAGACGTACAACACCTCCGTAGAACTAGACGTACAACACCTCCGTAGAACTAGACGTACAACACCTCCGTAGACTCTAGACACGTAGATAGACGTACAACACCTCCGTAGAACTAGACGTACAACACCTCCGTAGAACTAGACGTACAACACCTCCGTAGAACTAGACGTACAACAACACCTCCCTCGAGAACTAGACGTAGAACACCTCCGTAGAACTAGACGTACAACACCTCCGTAGAACTAGACGTACAACACCTCCGTAGAACTAGACGTACAACACCTCCGTAGAACTAGACGTACAACACCTCCGTAGAACTAGACGTACAACACCTCCGTAGAACTAGACGTACAACACCTCCGTAGAACTAGACGTACAACACCTCCGTAGAACTAGACGTACAACACCTCCGTAGAACTAGACGTACAACACCTCCGTAGAACTAGACGTACAACACCTCCGTAGAACTAGACGTACAACACCTCCGTAGAACTAGACGTACAACACCTCCGTAGAACTAGACGTACAACACCTCCGTAGAACTAGACGTACAACACCTCCGTAGAACTAGACGTACAACACCTCCGTAGAACTAGACGTACAACACCTCCGTAGATCTAGACGTACAACACCTCCGTAGATCTAGACGTACAACACCTCCGTAGAACTAGACGTACAACACCTCCGTAGAACTAGACGTACAACACCTCCGTAGAACTAGACGTACAACACCTCCGTAGAACTAGACGTACAACACCTCCGTAGAACTAGACGTACAACACCTCCGTAGAACTAGACGTACAACACCTCCGTAGAACTAGACGTACAACACCTCCGTAGAACTAGACGTACAACACCTCCGTAGAACTAGACGTACAACACCTCCGTAGAACTAGACGTACAACACCTCCGTAGAACTAGACGTACAACACGATGTAGAACACCTCCGTAGATCTAGAACGAGATGTAGAACACCTCCGTAGATCTAGAACGAGATGTAGAACACCTCCGTAGATCTAGAACGAGATGTAGAACACCTCCGTAAATGTAGCACTAGGTGTAGAACTAGATGCAGAACACTTCCGTAGATCTAGAACTAGATGTAGAACACCACCGTAGAACTAGGTGTAGAACACCTCCGTAGAACTAGGTGTAGAACACCTCCGTAGAACTAGGTGTAGAACACCTCCGTAGAACTAGATGTAGAACACCTCCGTAGAACTAGATGTAGAACACCTCCGTAGATGTAGACAACCTCGGTAGAACTAGATGCAGAACACCTCCGTAGATCTAGAACTAGATGTAGAACACCGCCGTAGAACTAGATGTAGAACACCTCCGTAGATGTAGACAACCTCCGTAGAACTAGATGCAGAACACCTCGGTAGAACTAGATGCAGAACACCTCGGTAGAACTAGATGCAGAACACCTCGGTAGAACTAGATGCAGAACACCTCGGTAGAACTAGATGCAGAACACCTCGGTAGAACTAGATGCAGAACACCTCGGTAGAACTAGATGCAGAACACCTCGGTAGAACTAGATGCAGAACACCTCGGTAGAACTAGATGCAGAACACCTCGGTAGAACTAGATGCAGAACACCTCGGTAGAACTAGATGCAGAACACCTCCGTAGATCTAGAACTAGATGTAGAACACCTCCGTTGAACTAGATGTAGAACACCTCCGTAGATCTAGAACTAGATGTAGAACACCTCCGTAGAACTAGATGTAGAACACCTCGGTAGAACTAGATGCAGAACACCTCCATCTCTCAATCACACACAGCATGCCTTGTGCCTGTTCTCTCATTTGTCGGTCTTATGCTTGACACTAAACATCCTCAGTATCATCCTCCTCATCTACTGTCTGTGCTAATAATTATTACCATTGGCACCCATTGCTTTCTTCAGTGCTCCATTCCAGGATTATTTAGGAGAATGTACAATGAAATTGGCAGCTGAAATGGTATTTCCACAAAGTCCCATGTGTGCGATAAGGCAAATGTTAAGTATAAAGTATAATTTCACTCAGAAAATGCACTGTATGAGCGGAAGGACTTAACGTATGCgcatttgttgtgtgtgtgtgtgtgatcaacaGAGAAATATTGTGCATGCTTTTATGTAACGCTAAAGAAGCTTAGCCTGCTGTTGTTAGACAGATTTATGTTACGTGCAGAATTGAAATAGCACCATTTTATTGGTGTTTCTTAAGAGTACGACGGCTTTAATTTCCAGTAGATGGAGTAAAACAAAAACCACTTGAATACCCATACCCTCCCCTTTTGATATACACAACCTTGAGAATATTTTAGCTCCTATTCCTTTTGGTACGACATATGAATGGTATCATGATAGATTTATGCAGGTAAACCTTCACGATCCACGCATACTAATTAAGCATCTCATAGAGAGAGCTCATAACTTACTATTCAGGTTGCAGTCTATTGTATTGTTTTTGACATCATTCATTTGCACCAAACAGAGAACTCAAATGTTGTGGGAAGATGGAAAGTGTCCAAACAAGTTCACATTAAAGTGCAGCATTGCCTTAGTGGCAAAGAACACTTGCAACTAAATTACATTTCTTAACAAGTGACTTGAACAAGTGACCTGGAGGAACAAAGGTCAAAATCGGCATGCCAACTCGCTGTCGTGCATTTAACCGACTAACCATCGATGCCTGGCATATACACACCCCTGCATGTAGCTCTGCCACAATTGCATGGTTTTCTCTGTACAGTTGGGCTTGGTTGCATGTGCAGCCCACATGTAATGTGCTGTACTGTTTCCTTCGTCCCAGTTTCAGGCAGCGTTCCTAATCTCAtttctgccccctcccctctactGCCATTTGGCAGTTGCGGACACACCTACTCTGCCTCCGCCGCCTCCGCCGGATGACCTGCCCATGTTTGATGaggctcctccccctcctccacccccgccAGTTGActatgaggaggaagaggaagcagCTGTGGTGCACTACAACGACCCTTATGCTGACGGAGACCCCCAGTGGGCGCCCAAGAGCTACATAGAGAAAGGTGTGCCTCAGGGATCAATACTGACACCTCTCTTCTTTACTGAATGCTGTTCCTGTCCCTCCCTACCATACCATTCACATTTATTTCAACTACACTGCACCATTCAACTACTTAAGCACTTTAATGCTTAATAGGTTAAAATCTttagggagaatctcaattgcatttccttgattccttgCGGCCTCTTTCCTCGCCTTCTCAAGACCCACCAGATGAGAAAATCAGGGGGGAGGGAACTCTGACCacctcatccaatgggttttgaggaggtgaggagaaagGACGTGAGGGATCAGAAGGGGAATGCAATTGAGACATTCCCTCACTGAtgtttttccctctctttcctcctcagtGGTGGCCATCTACGACTACGTAGCAGATAAAGACGATGAGCTGAGCTTCATGGAGGGAGCCATCATCTACATCATCAAGAAGAATGATGACGGCTGGTTCGAGGGCCTAAGCAGCGGGGTCACGGGCCTGTTCCCCGGCAACTACGTCGAGTCCATCATGCACTATGCCGAGTGAAGGCACCCCGACTGCATTGACTCAGTCATATCTAGTTTACTACAGAGACTAATAAAAACAGGAGTCTGACCATACAAAGCTTAGAGAAGTGATTTTGGATATGACGGAACGCTTGTTCCCTTATACTGAttgcaaataaataaaactaTTTACTTTATTTAGGTGTTATGGGTGGGTTGGGTGACGTTTTTATCAAGTATACAAAGAATGAATAGGATAAGGCTGATGTGCTCACAAGGGTTTGTGGTGTAAAGGTGTTTTCAAAGACCACAGTAAAACTAGCTGAAGGGCATTTCAAGTTTTATTCTTCTTTGTTCTTCATGTCTACATATGCGCAACGTAACATCTGACCCTGACTATTCATTAGCGTTTGTCGACATCTAGTGACCTATACATTATTCATGAGCTTATCGTGATTTCTTTGTGTATCAAGAGTATTATACTATATGGAGCAGCTCTCATGCATATGGCATTCTGGTGATCTTGTGTGCACACCTTCAGTGGAAGTGTTACTACTGCTAATTGTATATAATGTGAGTGAGCTGCAGCCTGTTGGGTAAATGCTAATCACAGTATCTCAAGCAGGCTACATGCCACACATGCAAATGTCCAACAGGAGATTCTGTTCTGTTTTCTATAATCACGGTTCTCACAATCACAAGGCTGATCCATTTTGGATGTTGAATTCAAAGCTTTTTATGAATAACAAAACCTTTTACTTTTTTATTTCAGTCATTCCTGAAATGAAGTCTGGATGTAAAGCATGCTAAATTAAAAATGTATAACCTCTACGTTTTAATGCCATTATGCTTCCagtttgttgtaatatttccattttattatttttttattgattGAATTACCTAGATATAAAAGTCATTTTCGGACTTGTTGATGTGATGGTCTTATTTTCTAAATGCTCTAATTTGTATTTAAACATGtgatattacatttacatgaaaATGTTCCATCTGGTAATGTATCTAAAGCAACTCCACTATTTTAGTTCCATATCCATCTTAAGGAATAGGTCACAGTAATGTTTTACTCATCTGAACAAAATTAACTATCTGTAGGCATAAGTATAATGTAAGATATTATTAATGGATTATGATAGATTGTAATTCATAGTGTTCGTGGGCTCAGTTTAAGTGATGTTTTACTGTTCTGTAATAATGGAGACCAATATGACAACTCTGATACCTCCTCAGTCTTCACAAAGTAAAACTGGGTTTAGATCTGTTGTTTTTAACCTGTAATGGTTTCGTAACTCAGGTCTGGACTTCTTGATGCCAAATTGTTTCTTTTATTGTTCCAAATTGACCCCACCCACTTTGTCCATGTTCATCTATAGTTGTAATTATCCCCTCGACAGACTATCGATTGCTTCTTGACAATTCAGGTAGGTGTTTATGGTTAAGCTGCAAAATTGCAGACTTCACCAGTTTCTTCCTACATATGTCTTTCCTGTCCGGACTCAATATGAAAGTAACTGCGCTTGTCACGGTTTACCATTTCAGGTTATAGCAGCTAATGCCTTGATGCTTTTTATTCAACATATACAAGTGTTCCAGCTCAATGGGTAGATATATCAAAGCTCTCATCTCTGCCCTtagtttgtgtatatatatatatatgttcattgaaaaatgaaTGTACAGTCTTTTATAATAAACTATTGTACAACCTAGTGGTGTGGTAATTGGGAATGAAAACAAAGGTAAAGCTTGACtttaaaaaataacatttaatGTGAGCACACAGTCATTGTGGATGTTAAGGCCTGGGTTTATTAAAGGTCCCGAACAGTCAAAAATCAGTTTATGACATTTGGATGAAACCAGATCGAAGTATAAAAAAATTAATTTTGCTTCTACATTGATCAAGTTCgatcataaagttactggtccTCTCCCCCATGTCAAACACTTAAGAGGTGGGATTTGTGACATCACAAAAAGCCTCATTTTAATACACCAACGGTAACATCTTATTCTCTTACCTAATTTAATTAAGTACCGGTAGCTAGTCCACTGGTGCAAAAATGTGACTGCAGCGTGTCGCCAAATAGAATGAGGTTTACCCTAATGAAGTGTCTGGTGTTAGTTGTCTTTAGCCAGGATGTAACAGAAGCAGGGGATGGGTTGCCACAACTCAGACGCAGTTGTCATTACATTAAGACACATGCCTAACAAACATTTTATAACTTCTTGACATCATTGATAAGGAACATTGTCTCACAGTACAAACCATTATGATCACCTCTTTCCTTGACAAACTGACCAGGTGtaaactatgatcccttactgatgtcacctgttaaagaaATCAGTGTAGGGGAGGCGGccggttaaataaggatttttaagcctcgagacaatgattgtgtgtgtgccattcagagggtgaatgggcaagacaaaaatgtatgtgtctttgaatggggtatggtagtaggtgccaggcacagcggtttgagtgtgtcaagaacggcaactctgctgggtttttcacggtCAAGCAGTTAcccgtgtgtgtcaagaatggtacaccacccaaaggacacccagTCAACTTGACAGAGCTGTGGGAAGCATTCGAGTCAACATCCCTGTGTAACTCTTTCGAAACCTtgcagagtccatgccccgacaaattgaggctgttctgagggcaaaaaggggttgcaactcaatattaggaaaatagttcctaatgttttgtaaacaCATGAAATTGTTCAAGGTGAACCAGCTAGCGTGATAAACAGTGCTGACAATTCCATTTGGGATAGCTCACTAAATTATATAGCCAACATTGTCTACATTGATAGTTACAATAACCAAACAGGATAAACAAATAATTAGTGAAACCATGATTTGATATATGACAGGATTGGATGTTGCATGCAATTTCAATGTTGTTCGAGTTCCTTTTGTGTTTCAGCACATTTGCTTGAGATAATCTCACTAACACTGCCTCCATGTTGCTTGACATTGGCGGTTCTTGGGAACGCCCGCCCACTGACTCAATATTTTCGGACTTCCTGGTGGTAGTTTGACATGAGAGaagaaaaaatatttatttctcaaACTTTCAAATATTGTGGGTGATGTTTTAGTCACTCAAAAGGCTGTGTTATACATGGGAATCAGAATGACTGTTTGGGACCTTTAAGCATTTGTGACAGGAAATACCTACAATATAACATTCTCCAATTGACAAGAGTCACCCTGACAAACGTTTGACATTTGGCCGTTACGGTGCGGACTGCGGGCAGATCTTCGAGCAAGGTGTTAATACAgatccacacacacaataatgatACTCCATCTTGACTCATCATGGAATTACAATGATTCTGCAGGGTCCATCCCGCCCCAAGCATCACGTGTAATAACTGCCTTTGATTACCAAATACAGCCTGTATACACTGAAAATCATGTTTCAACAATGATCCTGGAGAGTCCCTGTGCATATACGTCTGTGTTCATGCCTCATTGACATGCTATTTTAACACTTTGTTGAAGTTCAATTGAAGAATAGGTGGGGGGTTGGTTCAGAAACCTGTAGCCTGATGCAGGGGTCCTACAGGACTAGCATTAAAAACCACTGGTGCCAATAACATATACTGTTTTCTGTGAGGACCTAAGGGTTTtccagaggagagaaagaagccATGGGTAATGTGAAGCAGTGCATCTCACTCAAAAGTCAGTCCTGAAGAACCTGTGTATGCACCGTTTAGTTCCACCTTTAACTTATGTTATGTACAAAAAGCTGCATAAACAATGCTCCATCaggacccactgggaatgtcacTGATGAAACATTAACCACCttccctcctcatcatcatcatcctcctcctggCATCTATCCCTCCATGGGGAGGTGGGGTGGGGGCTTCCCCAGGACAGGAAGTGAAGCCTGGGGGTGGGAGCTCACTTGTCGCGGGTGAGGACCATCTCAGTGAGCCTGATGAGGGCGTCCCGTTCCGGGGAGGGCCTGAGCAGGCTGATCTGCCGGATGGCCTCCCGGCAGTAGCTCTGGGCCAGGTAGTTGGTCTGATCCACACCATCACTCTGAGGGAAGGAGAAACCAGGCGGGTGTattttatgaagccctttttacatcagcagtcgtcacaaagtgctttacagaaacccagcctaaaaccccaaagagcaagcaatgcagaggcaGGCAACATAACCATAGGACCAAAAGAATTTCCAGATTATTTTTAAAACACGCAATTCTCACAAAAGGTAGAAATGTGTCCTTCCATCTTCATCAACAGCCTTACCTCCAGGACATACTGCCAGGCCCGATCCACGTCTCCAGTGGTGCTGAACCGCCTCATAATCATAGCATGCAGCTCAGGAAACTAAAGAGGAAACGGTAAAATACACTGTCACAGACTACACAGTTaggcacatacatacatacatacatacatacatacatacatacatacatacatacatacataccagtCAGTCACTGTGTTTCAATCTAGAAATAGCTATGTTGGACAGTAACTAGAAGAGTTACTCACTTCCCATATGGGGAGCTAAAGGTTGACTGTTCAACTCTCACAATAAAACACACCTGTTGACAGGCAAATAAGACTGGTCCGGTTGCCAGGCCCAGTTTAAGGTCAGTAGCCGAAGGCTTTCCTAGCTGGCTGGCGCATGCTGTGAAGTCCAGCACATCATCCACCAGCTAGGACACACAGAATTAACATTAAGTCAAGTTTAATAACTTCAAATTAAAAGATTATACAACACCCATTCAAGAGGCAAAAGCAAATATCAGAAATGTACCTGAAAGGCGATGCCTACGTTCCTCCCGTACTGAAAGGCTATTTCCTGTACCTCTGGGTCCGAGTTCACCAGAATAGATACCTTGAATGGAAAATGACAGCCAGTcaacacacaccttttcagttctgccctagGACTTCCTGGAagtctgttattattattgtGGAGATAGAACGTACATACTGCTTTACAACTGTTCGCTATAAGACTGGCAGTCTTCTTGAAGCTCTTCTCGAGGTAGTGCTTGAATCTCTCGCTCTCGTTCTCCTTGGAGCCCAGCTGCATGAATTCCCCTGGAACATCAACACATATGTTAGTGTGAACAGAGACAGTGTTTCCTATACGCTTTGGTAATCTTGAACGTTGATTACTCATTTCCCCTTACAAAACAGTCTTAACTGTAACAGGG
This window of the Oncorhynchus keta strain PuntledgeMale-10-30-2019 chromosome 4, Oket_V2, whole genome shotgun sequence genome carries:
- the pdss1 gene encoding decaprenyl-diphosphate synthase subunit 1 isoform X3, translated to MHTFLERDLLPGQRSIAMISEMIHTASLVHDDVIDGSDKRRGKTTISEVWGERKAILAGDFILSAASMALARIGNNTVVSVLSQVIEDLVRGEFMQLGSKENESERFKHYLEKSFKKTASLIANSCKAVSILVNSDPEVQEIAFQYGRNVGIAFQLVDDVLDFTACASQLGKPSATDLKLGLATGPVLFACQQFPELHAMIMRRFSTTGDVDRAWQYVLESDGVDQTNYLAQSYCREAIRQISLLRPSPERDALIRLTEMVLTRDK